From the genome of Candidatus Zixiibacteriota bacterium, one region includes:
- a CDS encoding acyl-CoA dehydratase activase, with protein sequence MAHPVLSLGIDIGSVAVKLVLLAEGQIVRRVYRRFDDGPFETLRQLLETEFGDLAGGTIYLGHTGIGAKTSQSVLRGKAFGEIAALAAGNFRVVPHVRTVIEMGGEDSKLLLLDPESRTIVDFAMNAQCAAGTGSFLDQQAGRLKIDIEHEFGALALKSSNPPRIAGRCSVFAKTDMIHLQQIATPDYDIVAGLCFAVARNFKSAIARGKRLEKPIAFEGGVAANPGMVRAFTDVLELADGELVIPDGFNVVAAIGAAALANDQRALVDPFDPDRLAAYLEYREDAERGREALTYDHPDSKFYAVTTADPPTGFDKLDVFLGVDVGSLSTNLVLIDSDHRVIARRYLMTEGRPIEAVRKGLAEIGLEVNGRVNVAAVGTTGSGRYLIGDFIGADIVRNEITAQATAAINIDPTVDTIFEIGGQDSKYISIENKAVVDFEMNKACAAGTGSFLQEQAEKLKINIETEFGDRALCATCPVGCGERCTVFMESDLVAHMRSGAKKDDLIAGLAYSIASNYLNKVVGDRKIGENIFFQGGVAWNKGVVAAFENLIGRKITVPPHHDVTGAIGAAILAIEKVGETGFQTRFKGFELYKRKYNVATFPCEECSNHCEIRRVEIEGEQPLFYGARCEKYEVNRTAERTLPRDYSTMRQKGLYRRRGRYKQPRQPLKRIGIPRALHFYEFYPFWMAFFEALDFRIVLSDVSNHRIVEDSLELFAAETCYPVKLVYGHVNNLIAKKVDVIFLPSLIKTAEENESSDEGAYSCPYVQSVGSSIRARFDFSKLGIRFVDAPVQLSYDLPDTRRRLRAIAKELNIGERDLTRATRAGINAYRAFKEELRAEGKKILEGLQSGEKVLVIVSRPYNGFDRRLSMELPDKIRALGYKVISIDFLPLPEEEGSLNDSMYWRYGRRIMSAARFIRTHPNLFAVYITSFGCGPDSFITHYFRRTMTGKPYLQLELDEHSADAGLITRCEAFLDSLRFYRYRPPITEFSISQDDFRPFEKTIYIPNMCDQAYALRAAFDRYGLTAEVLEEPDDATLAFGQKFTSGKECFPCVITTGDMIKKIRSTGFDPKRSVFFMPGADGPCRFGQYSQLHRLILDELGYRDIPIFSPNSRDGYSQFGLDGTGFRTTAWKAMVLVDCLMKMLHQTRPYEAVEGEADRVYAEFLDRMDSAVRDDTPMEEVAEAAARAFLAIERKSTTKPLVGVVGEIYLRSNRFSNNNLIRKLERLGTEVWLATFTEWPLYTSTTYQRDAIQDWNLKALAHSSLQLITQRWQEHRIMRAAHRVFPIRPEGSVSSVMDLASNYLSKDIKGEAILSVGKAIEMVRSGASGIVNAMPFNCMPGTIVSSLSRKLADDLGGIPWLNISYEGLRDSGEETRLEAFADQVMSRVRCTRVAL encoded by the coding sequence ATGGCACATCCGGTCCTTTCGCTCGGCATCGACATTGGATCCGTTGCCGTTAAACTGGTTCTGCTGGCCGAGGGGCAGATCGTGCGGCGCGTCTACCGCCGGTTCGACGACGGGCCGTTCGAAACGCTCCGCCAACTTCTCGAAACCGAATTCGGCGATCTGGCAGGCGGAACCATCTACCTCGGGCACACCGGCATCGGGGCCAAGACGAGCCAATCTGTACTTCGGGGAAAAGCGTTCGGAGAAATCGCCGCGCTCGCGGCGGGCAATTTCCGTGTCGTGCCGCATGTCCGCACGGTCATTGAAATGGGGGGAGAAGACTCCAAACTGCTGTTGCTTGATCCCGAGTCCCGCACGATCGTCGATTTCGCCATGAACGCGCAGTGTGCCGCCGGAACGGGCTCGTTCCTCGATCAGCAGGCCGGTCGTCTCAAGATTGATATCGAGCACGAGTTTGGCGCCCTCGCCCTCAAATCGAGTAACCCGCCGAGAATCGCCGGACGATGCTCGGTTTTCGCCAAGACCGATATGATCCACCTCCAGCAGATCGCAACCCCCGATTATGACATAGTCGCCGGCCTGTGTTTTGCCGTGGCGAGAAATTTCAAATCGGCGATCGCGCGCGGCAAAAGACTGGAGAAACCGATCGCGTTCGAAGGGGGAGTGGCCGCCAACCCCGGTATGGTGCGCGCCTTCACCGATGTGCTTGAACTCGCCGACGGCGAGCTCGTTATCCCCGATGGCTTCAACGTGGTGGCGGCAATCGGAGCCGCGGCGCTGGCGAACGATCAGCGCGCGTTGGTGGACCCTTTTGACCCCGACCGGCTCGCCGCCTATCTCGAGTACCGCGAAGATGCCGAACGCGGTCGCGAGGCCCTGACTTACGATCACCCCGACTCCAAATTCTACGCCGTCACGACCGCTGATCCGCCGACCGGCTTCGACAAACTCGACGTCTTCCTCGGCGTCGATGTTGGTTCGCTGTCCACCAACCTCGTTTTGATCGATTCCGATCACCGGGTTATCGCCCGGCGCTATCTTATGACCGAGGGCCGGCCGATCGAAGCCGTTCGCAAGGGGCTGGCGGAAATCGGGCTGGAAGTGAACGGTCGCGTGAACGTCGCCGCCGTCGGCACCACCGGCTCCGGCCGATACCTCATCGGCGACTTTATAGGCGCCGACATCGTCCGCAATGAAATCACCGCCCAGGCCACCGCCGCGATCAACATAGATCCAACCGTCGATACCATCTTCGAGATAGGGGGCCAGGACTCCAAGTACATCTCAATCGAGAACAAAGCCGTCGTCGACTTTGAGATGAACAAGGCCTGCGCCGCCGGAACCGGCTCCTTCCTGCAGGAACAGGCCGAGAAGCTGAAAATCAACATCGAAACCGAATTCGGCGACCGCGCCCTCTGTGCGACATGCCCCGTCGGATGCGGGGAACGCTGCACGGTGTTCATGGAGTCCGATCTGGTCGCCCACATGCGGTCGGGTGCCAAAAAGGATGACCTCATTGCGGGGCTGGCATACTCGATCGCGAGCAACTATCTCAACAAAGTCGTCGGCGATCGCAAGATCGGCGAAAACATCTTCTTCCAGGGCGGCGTCGCCTGGAACAAAGGTGTCGTCGCCGCCTTCGAGAATCTGATCGGTCGGAAGATAACGGTGCCGCCGCACCACGACGTCACCGGCGCGATCGGCGCCGCCATCCTGGCTATCGAAAAGGTCGGGGAGACGGGTTTCCAAACCCGGTTCAAGGGTTTCGAGCTGTATAAGCGAAAGTACAACGTGGCCACGTTTCCGTGCGAAGAGTGCTCGAACCACTGCGAAATCCGCCGCGTGGAGATTGAAGGTGAACAACCCCTGTTCTACGGCGCCCGCTGCGAAAAATACGAGGTTAATCGCACCGCCGAACGAACCCTCCCGCGCGATTACTCCACCATGCGGCAGAAAGGGCTGTACCGCCGTCGCGGTCGGTACAAACAGCCACGGCAGCCTCTGAAACGAATCGGCATTCCGCGCGCGCTGCACTTCTACGAGTTCTACCCGTTCTGGATGGCCTTCTTCGAGGCGCTCGACTTCCGCATCGTGCTTTCCGACGTCAGTAACCACCGGATTGTCGAAGATTCGCTTGAGCTCTTTGCGGCGGAAACGTGTTATCCGGTCAAACTCGTCTATGGACACGTCAACAACCTGATCGCGAAAAAAGTCGATGTTATTTTTCTTCCGTCACTCATCAAAACTGCCGAAGAAAATGAGTCCAGCGACGAGGGAGCATACAGCTGTCCGTACGTGCAGTCCGTCGGATCGTCCATACGCGCTCGATTTGACTTTTCCAAACTCGGTATCCGGTTCGTCGACGCGCCGGTACAGCTCAGTTACGACCTCCCCGACACACGCCGGCGCCTTCGCGCGATCGCGAAAGAACTCAATATCGGCGAACGCGATTTAACCCGCGCCACTCGAGCCGGAATCAATGCCTACCGGGCGTTCAAAGAAGAACTGAGGGCGGAAGGAAAGAAAATACTTGAAGGGCTCCAAAGCGGGGAGAAGGTTCTGGTCATTGTCAGCCGCCCGTACAACGGCTTCGACCGCCGCCTCTCCATGGAACTGCCCGACAAAATTCGCGCCCTCGGCTACAAAGTCATTTCGATCGACTTTCTGCCCCTTCCGGAAGAGGAAGGCTCGCTCAATGACTCTATGTACTGGCGCTACGGACGCCGAATCATGTCGGCTGCGAGGTTCATCCGCACTCACCCAAACCTGTTTGCCGTGTACATCACCTCATTCGGGTGCGGTCCTGACTCCTTCATTACGCACTACTTCCGTCGGACCATGACAGGCAAGCCGTATCTGCAGCTCGAACTCGACGAACACTCAGCCGATGCAGGACTGATCACACGGTGCGAAGCGTTTCTGGACTCGCTGCGCTTTTACCGCTATCGGCCGCCCATCACCGAGTTCAGTATCTCGCAGGATGACTTTCGACCATTCGAAAAGACCATATACATTCCCAATATGTGCGACCAGGCCTACGCGCTGCGGGCGGCTTTCGACCGGTATGGACTGACTGCCGAAGTGCTCGAGGAACCGGATGACGCTACCCTCGCCTTCGGTCAGAAGTTTACCTCCGGTAAAGAATGTTTCCCCTGCGTCATCACCACGGGCGACATGATCAAGAAGATACGATCGACGGGATTCGACCCGAAGCGCTCCGTGTTTTTCATGCCCGGGGCTGATGGTCCGTGTCGGTTCGGGCAATACAGCCAGCTGCACAGGCTGATCCTCGATGAGCTCGGTTACCGGGATATTCCGATCTTCTCACCCAACTCGCGCGACGGATACTCGCAGTTTGGCCTCGATGGAACAGGCTTTCGCACGACGGCGTGGAAGGCCATGGTGCTGGTTGATTGCCTCATGAAAATGCTGCATCAGACCCGGCCGTATGAGGCCGTCGAAGGCGAGGCCGACCGGGTCTACGCCGAGTTTCTCGACCGCATGGACAGTGCCGTACGAGACGATACGCCGATGGAGGAAGTGGCCGAAGCCGCAGCCCGGGCATTTCTCGCGATCGAACGAAAGTCGACCACAAAGCCGCTGGTCGGCGTCGTCGGCGAGATCTATTTGCGAAGCAACCGCTTCTCCAATAACAATCTCATTCGCAAGCTCGAACGATTGGGGACGGAAGTCTGGCTCGCTACGTTCACCGAGTGGCCGCTTTACACGTCGACCACGTATCAGCGCGATGCAATCCAGGACTGGAATCTCAAGGCGCTGGCACACAGCAGCCTGCAGTTGATAACACAGCGCTGGCAGGAACACCGGATCATGCGCGCCGCCCACCGGGTGTTCCCGATTCGACCCGAAGGCTCGGTAAGCTCCGTCATGGACCTTGCGTCGAATTACCTGTCGAAAGATATCAAGGGAGAAGCCATCCTTTCAGTCGGCAAAGCTATCGAAATGGTGCGATCGGGCGCCTCCGGGATCGTCAACGCAATGCCGTTCAACTGTATGCCGGGCACAATCGTCAGCTCCCTGTCCCGAAAGCTCGCCGACGATCTGGGCGGCATACCGTGGCTCAATATCAGCTACGAAGGATTGCGCGACTCCGGCGAGGAGACCCGACTCGAAGCGTTTGCCGATCAGGTCATGAGTCGCGTGCGATGCACTCGCGTCGCGCTCTGA
- a CDS encoding Rrf2 family transcriptional regulator gives MRISAIEEYGLRCLVTLAREGTKGMLSIADMAEREGLSVPYTSKLLSILRKAGLVTAERGRGGGFSIARDPAEIDLYEVITALGGPIIDPDHCSRFSGQREECVHAENCTVHDVLGGLAGYIQEFLSRTTVADLIATEPIIELRPRGERVEARAIPATPKVARQANSFQPDAEN, from the coding sequence ATGAGAATATCTGCGATAGAAGAGTACGGACTTCGCTGCCTCGTCACGCTGGCTCGCGAAGGGACCAAGGGGATGTTGTCGATTGCCGACATGGCAGAGCGCGAGGGTCTGTCCGTGCCTTATACTTCCAAGCTGCTCTCCATCCTCAGGAAGGCCGGTCTGGTGACCGCAGAGCGCGGGCGTGGCGGCGGGTTTTCGATCGCGCGCGACCCGGCCGAGATCGACCTGTACGAGGTGATAACGGCGCTGGGCGGGCCGATCATCGACCCGGACCATTGCAGCCGCTTTTCGGGCCAGCGTGAGGAGTGTGTGCATGCCGAAAACTGCACAGTCCACGATGTGCTCGGGGGTCTCGCCGGGTACATACAGGAGTTTCTGTCGCGGACGACAGTGGCGGACCTGATCGCTACGGAGCCGATCATTGAGCTGCGGCCCCGCGGTGAGCGGGTCGAAGCGCGAGCGATCCCGGCGACGCCGAAAGTCGCCCGTCAGGCGAACAGTTTCCAGCCGGATGCAGAGAATTGA
- the sufC gene encoding Fe-S cluster assembly ATPase SufC, giving the protein MTEKHALLSFTDIHVEVEGKEVVKGVSLTINAGETHAIMGPNGSGKSSLSQALMGHPSYAITKGDAFLGGQSLLEMEPDERSRAGLFLAFQYPLAIPGVTVANFMRSALQSHRGKDADMSDFRSLFKREMDALGIDHSFATRYLNEGFSGGEKKRVEILQMAMLQPTVAILDETDSGLDIDALKTVAEGINRFHTDSNGILLVTHYQRLLNYVKPDYVHVMMGGHLVKSGGPELALRLEEQGYDWVAAEANQKVEV; this is encoded by the coding sequence ATGACCGAGAAACACGCTTTGCTTTCGTTTACTGATATCCACGTCGAAGTGGAAGGCAAGGAAGTTGTCAAAGGGGTATCCCTGACGATCAACGCAGGCGAGACGCATGCGATTATGGGCCCGAACGGGTCCGGGAAATCGTCGCTTTCGCAGGCGCTCATGGGGCATCCGTCTTATGCGATCACCAAGGGCGACGCCTTTTTGGGCGGCCAATCCCTGCTGGAGATGGAGCCTGACGAGCGGTCGCGGGCGGGGCTGTTCCTTGCGTTTCAGTACCCGCTGGCCATTCCGGGTGTCACGGTGGCCAATTTCATGCGGTCGGCGCTGCAGTCGCATCGCGGCAAGGACGCCGACATGTCCGATTTCCGGAGCCTGTTTAAAAGAGAAATGGACGCGTTGGGGATCGATCATTCGTTTGCTACTCGCTATCTAAACGAGGGATTCTCCGGGGGCGAGAAGAAACGGGTCGAGATTTTGCAGATGGCGATGCTGCAGCCGACAGTCGCGATCCTCGATGAGACCGATTCGGGTCTCGATATTGACGCCCTCAAGACCGTTGCCGAGGGTATCAATCGCTTTCACACGGACAGCAACGGAATACTGCTGGTGACCCACTATCAGCGCTTGTTGAACTACGTCAAGCCGGACTACGTGCACGTCATGATGGGCGGTCATCTGGTCAAGTCGGGCGGGCCCGAGCTGGCGCTTCGGCTCGAAGAGCAGGGCTACGATTGGGTCGCCGCAGAGGCAAATCAGAAAGTTGAGGTCTAG
- the sufB gene encoding Fe-S cluster assembly protein SufB, giving the protein MGDAAQRQREDLSQLNNDYATRYGFRDPVDYFHKGARGINHEVVEMISQMKKEPRWMSDIRHHALDVFLAKPTPQWGNSKLLNEIVFENIFYFMKPIEQQGKSWDDVPEYIRKTFDRLGIPEAEKNFLGGVSAQYESEVVYHSMREDLKKLGVVFLDMDSGLREYPEIVQKYFGTVIPTDDNKYAALNTSVWSGGSFIYVPPGVDVAIPLQAYFRINAENMGQFERTLIIADKGSRVHYIEGCTAPVYSTDSLHSAVVELIALEDASIRYTTIQNWARNIYNLVTKRATAHKNATVEWVDGNLGSRLTMKYPCIQLVGEGARGEILSVAFAGQDQHQDAGAKVIHAAPNTSSRITSKSISKDNGRASYRGLAKIHKNATNAKISVECDALLIGDDARSDTYPTMEIDNDQVRVEHEARVSKVAEEQLFYLTSRGLTEDDARLLIVNGFMEPFTKELPLEYAVELNRLIELEMEGSIG; this is encoded by the coding sequence ATGGGTGACGCAGCGCAGAGACAGAGAGAAGATCTGTCCCAGCTCAACAACGACTACGCCACCCGCTACGGGTTCCGCGACCCGGTGGACTATTTCCACAAGGGTGCCCGCGGTATAAATCACGAAGTCGTTGAGATGATCTCGCAGATGAAGAAAGAACCGCGCTGGATGTCGGACATTCGTCATCACGCATTGGACGTCTTTCTCGCGAAGCCGACCCCTCAGTGGGGCAACAGCAAGCTGCTCAATGAGATCGTGTTCGAGAACATATTCTATTTCATGAAGCCCATCGAGCAGCAGGGCAAAAGCTGGGACGACGTCCCGGAGTATATCCGCAAGACGTTCGACCGGCTGGGTATTCCCGAGGCCGAGAAGAACTTTCTCGGCGGGGTTTCGGCGCAGTACGAATCCGAGGTCGTCTACCATTCGATGCGTGAGGATCTCAAGAAGCTCGGAGTCGTTTTCCTCGATATGGACTCGGGGCTGCGGGAATACCCTGAGATCGTGCAGAAGTATTTCGGGACGGTTATCCCCACGGACGACAACAAATACGCGGCGTTGAACACATCGGTGTGGTCGGGCGGTTCGTTCATCTACGTACCGCCGGGCGTCGATGTCGCAATTCCGCTGCAGGCCTATTTCCGCATCAACGCCGAGAACATGGGGCAATTCGAACGGACGCTGATCATCGCCGACAAGGGCTCGCGCGTTCATTATATCGAGGGGTGCACGGCGCCGGTGTACTCGACGGATTCGCTGCACTCCGCAGTGGTCGAGTTGATTGCGCTCGAGGATGCGTCCATTCGATACACAACGATTCAGAACTGGGCTCGCAATATTTACAATCTGGTCACCAAGCGGGCGACCGCTCACAAAAACGCTACGGTGGAGTGGGTGGACGGCAATCTCGGTTCGCGCCTGACGATGAAATACCCCTGTATCCAGCTTGTCGGCGAAGGTGCACGCGGCGAGATATTGTCGGTCGCGTTCGCCGGGCAGGACCAGCATCAGGACGCCGGCGCAAAAGTGATTCATGCGGCGCCTAATACGTCGTCGCGAATCACCTCGAAATCGATCTCCAAAGACAACGGCCGGGCTTCGTATCGCGGCCTGGCGAAGATACACAAGAACGCGACCAACGCGAAGATCTCGGTCGAGTGCGACGCGCTGTTGATCGGCGACGATGCCCGCAGCGATACGTACCCGACGATGGAGATCGACAACGATCAGGTCCGGGTGGAACACGAGGCGCGCGTTTCCAAGGTGGCGGAGGAGCAGCTGTTCTACCTGACCAGCCGCGGCCTGACCGAGGATGACGCCCGTCTGCTGATCGTAAACGGCTTCATGGAGCCGTTCACGAAAGAGCTGCCGCTGGAATACGCGGTGGAATTGAACCGGCTGATCGAACTTGAAATGGAAGGATCGATAGGCTGA
- the sufD gene encoding Fe-S cluster assembly protein SufD — protein MASNITQETRYTIPEIASPALERGPLWIRDIRRASLEAFNSTPVPRRGLALWRYTDPETFLIRSDVMDTAFGDHFDEAESIETKHFEDGTLDGLVIDHGGRRIDVRLSGHSARNGIVIMALSDAIETHRELVERHLYQAVNSRTGKFEAMNGALWNDGVFVFIPDNKTVERPIHLIREAGRAGSASFPRLLVVVGANAEVTLVDEYAGGERTSEHGLAYTNGAVEIFGGPDSRTRYISLQRQAEGTISYLTHRARIGTGASMLTVPFAFGASISKQNFGVDLNGEGATSKMVGLVFGNGRQHFDNHTLHHHTVGQTFSDIDFKVVLRGKSRSAYTGLIRIDHHAKSCEAYQENRNLLLNRGTKAETIPELEILNEDVSCSHGATVGPIDDMQVFYLMARGIHYQEAVRMVVSGFVRSSITAAPADLQERLSSVISERLGDL, from the coding sequence ATGGCAAGCAACATCACGCAGGAAACTCGATACACGATTCCTGAAATAGCCAGTCCGGCGCTCGAGCGCGGGCCGCTGTGGATCCGCGACATTCGCCGAGCGTCACTTGAGGCGTTCAATTCGACGCCTGTCCCCCGCCGCGGGCTGGCGCTGTGGCGGTATACCGATCCGGAGACCTTCCTGATCAGGTCCGACGTCATGGACACTGCGTTCGGCGACCATTTCGATGAGGCCGAGTCAATCGAGACGAAGCACTTCGAAGACGGAACGCTCGACGGCCTGGTGATCGACCACGGTGGGCGTCGGATCGACGTCCGGTTGTCCGGCCATTCGGCGCGTAACGGAATCGTGATCATGGCGCTTTCGGACGCGATCGAGACGCATCGCGAGCTGGTGGAGCGACACCTCTACCAGGCGGTCAACTCCCGCACGGGGAAGTTCGAGGCCATGAACGGCGCGCTGTGGAACGACGGCGTATTCGTTTTCATCCCTGATAACAAGACCGTGGAGCGGCCGATTCACCTCATTCGCGAGGCCGGCCGAGCGGGTTCGGCATCGTTTCCGCGCCTGCTGGTCGTGGTCGGCGCCAACGCCGAGGTAACATTGGTCGACGAATATGCGGGCGGAGAGCGTACTTCCGAACACGGTCTTGCGTACACGAACGGCGCAGTGGAGATATTCGGCGGGCCGGACAGTCGCACGCGCTATATCTCGCTTCAGCGTCAGGCTGAGGGCACGATTTCTTACCTGACGCACCGTGCCCGGATCGGCACGGGGGCCAGTATGCTCACTGTCCCGTTTGCGTTCGGGGCGTCGATTTCCAAGCAGAATTTCGGCGTGGACCTCAACGGCGAGGGGGCCACCAGCAAGATGGTCGGTCTCGTGTTCGGTAACGGTCGTCAGCACTTTGACAATCACACGCTGCATCACCACACGGTCGGGCAGACGTTTTCGGACATCGATTTCAAGGTGGTGCTGCGAGGCAAGTCCCGGTCGGCGTATACGGGTCTGATCAGGATCGATCATCACGCCAAATCATGCGAGGCATATCAGGAGAATCGCAATCTCCTGCTGAATCGCGGCACGAAAGCCGAGACCATTCCGGAACTGGAGATTCTCAACGAGGACGTCAGCTGCAGTCACGGTGCGACAGTCGGACCGATCGACGACATGCAGGTCTTCTACCTCATGGCGCGCGGCATCCACTATCAGGAGGCCGTTCGGATGGTGGTTTCGGGCTTCGTGCGCTCGTCGATTACGGCAGCCCCGGCCGATTTGCAGGAGCGGCTGAGCAGCGTTATCAGCGAACGATTGGGAGACCTCTGA
- a CDS encoding non-heme iron oxygenase ferredoxin subunit, with protein sequence MTGFVKVATVEEVPEGTFKKIEVEFERLVLVHTADGYFALADECTHDGEPISSGFLKRNELICSRHGARFDVRSGAVTRPPALVPLETHEVKVEGDEIFVRLAE encoded by the coding sequence ATGACCGGGTTCGTGAAGGTGGCGACAGTCGAAGAGGTTCCGGAAGGAACGTTCAAGAAGATCGAAGTTGAATTCGAGCGTCTGGTTCTCGTTCACACGGCCGACGGGTATTTCGCCCTGGCCGACGAGTGCACGCACGACGGGGAGCCGATCAGTTCGGGGTTCCTCAAGCGTAATGAACTGATCTGCAGTCGCCACGGAGCGCGGTTTGACGTCCGCAGCGGGGCGGTCACCCGTCCCCCGGCGCTCGTCCCGCTGGAGACGCACGAGGTGAAGGTCGAAGGAGACGAGATCTTCGTCAGGCTGGCTGAGTAA
- a CDS encoding cysteine desulfurase — protein sequence MTSQSHNDPAAVHPPVPGIDVEQIKADFPILAQEINGNRLVYLDSAATSQKPREVINALLEYYRKTNANIHRGLHTLAERATEAYEATRSHTARFIGGVQPEEIVFTRGTTESINLVAYTWGEQNIGEGDEILVSEMEHHANFVPWFELARRRKAVFRRLPITLCGHLDLSTIDTLINGRTKLVAVSHMSNVFGTVNPVGRIARLAHERGALVLADGAQAAPHLPIDVKALDVDFYAFSSHKMLGPTGVGVLYGRRELLESMPPFNFGGEMISQVGFDRVTFADLPHKFEGGTPNIADVVAFDAALSYLERIGMEKVHEHETAITRYALDRLSEIQGLEIQGPQDTSERGSAISFTDPDIHPHDISTFLDYKGIAIRAGHHCAQPLMKFLGKVATARASFYIYNDRADVDALVDALRDMRRYFGV from the coding sequence ATGACATCGCAGTCGCACAACGACCCGGCGGCGGTTCATCCGCCGGTACCGGGAATCGACGTCGAGCAGATCAAGGCGGATTTCCCGATCCTCGCCCAGGAGATAAACGGCAACCGGCTCGTCTATCTGGACAGCGCGGCGACATCGCAGAAACCGCGTGAAGTGATCAACGCCTTGCTGGAGTACTACCGCAAGACGAATGCAAACATACATCGCGGTCTCCACACGCTGGCCGAGCGAGCGACCGAAGCATACGAAGCGACGCGTTCGCACACGGCTCGTTTCATTGGCGGCGTGCAGCCGGAGGAGATCGTTTTCACGCGCGGGACAACCGAATCGATCAACCTGGTTGCCTATACATGGGGCGAGCAGAATATCGGTGAGGGCGACGAGATTCTCGTCTCCGAGATGGAGCACCATGCAAACTTCGTCCCGTGGTTCGAACTGGCCCGGCGCCGGAAGGCGGTCTTCCGCAGACTCCCGATTACCCTGTGCGGTCATCTCGACCTCAGCACGATTGACACGCTGATCAACGGGCGGACGAAGCTGGTGGCGGTGTCACACATGTCAAACGTGTTTGGCACCGTGAATCCGGTCGGCCGGATCGCGCGACTGGCGCATGAGCGAGGGGCGCTCGTGCTTGCCGACGGAGCGCAGGCGGCGCCTCATCTGCCGATTGACGTTAAGGCGCTCGACGTTGATTTCTACGCGTTTTCTTCACACAAGATGCTTGGTCCCACCGGTGTGGGCGTGTTATACGGCCGTCGCGAACTGCTTGAATCGATGCCGCCGTTCAACTTCGGCGGAGAAATGATCAGCCAGGTGGGATTTGACCGGGTGACGTTTGCGGATCTGCCGCACAAATTCGAGGGCGGTACGCCCAACATCGCCGATGTGGTCGCGTTTGACGCCGCGCTGTCGTATCTCGAGCGGATCGGGATGGAGAAGGTTCACGAGCACGAGACGGCGATCACACGTTATGCGCTTGACCGGTTGTCCGAGATTCAGGGGCTGGAAATCCAGGGTCCGCAGGATACATCGGAACGCGGCTCGGCGATCTCGTTCACGGACCCGGACATTCACCCGCACGATATATCGACTTTTCTGGACTACAAGGGGATCGCAATCCGAGCCGGTCACCATTGCGCGCAACCGTTGATGAAATTCCTCGGAAAGGTTGCGACAGCGCGGGCGTCGTTTTACATTTATAACGACAGGGCTGATGTTGACGCCCTGGTTGACGCACTTCGCGACATGAGGAGATACTTTGGCGTATGA
- a CDS encoding SUF system NifU family Fe-S cluster assembly protein yields the protein MMPLDEMYREIILDHYRSPRGRKPLDAATLTAEGHNPSCGDDIRLEIELKDNILKDVHVDCKGCAISVASGSMLAEAVKGKTFAEVSELARMIRLMLKGELDDPPGDIGDLGALAGVRQFPVRIKCALLAWVTLIEGLDKYAGGHPDGTIVVTSEHDHDSKKTE from the coding sequence ATGATGCCGCTCGATGAGATGTATCGCGAGATTATACTCGACCACTACCGGTCGCCCCGTGGGCGTAAACCGCTTGATGCCGCCACTCTCACGGCAGAGGGGCATAATCCGTCGTGCGGCGACGATATACGTCTGGAGATCGAACTGAAGGACAACATCCTCAAGGACGTCCACGTCGACTGCAAAGGCTGTGCTATCTCGGTGGCATCGGGTTCCATGCTCGCCGAAGCCGTCAAGGGAAAGACGTTTGCCGAAGTGTCCGAACTGGCCAGGATGATTCGACTCATGCTCAAGGGCGAGCTTGACGACCCGCCGGGCGATATCGGGGATCTCGGCGCCCTGGCCGGCGTACGGCAGTTCCCTGTCCGAATCAAATGCGCCCTGCTGGCCTGGGTGACCCTCATCGAGGGGTTGGACAAATACGCCGGCGGACATCCGGACGGCACCATCGTGGTGACGTCGGAACACGACCACGACTCAAAGAAGACGGAGTAG
- a CDS encoding iron-sulfur cluster assembly protein has protein sequence MPIPTTNQIIEALRPVQDPEIRIGVIDLGLIYDVAVNQQGEATVKMTLTTPACPYGEMLMTDVHRAVEDLDGISKVEVVLVWDPPWDPKEMCSDLAKDQLGIW, from the coding sequence ATGCCTATACCCACTACCAACCAGATTATCGAAGCGCTCCGGCCGGTGCAGGATCCCGAAATCCGGATCGGTGTCATCGATCTCGGCCTTATCTATGATGTCGCCGTAAACCAACAGGGAGAGGCGACAGTGAAGATGACGCTGACGACTCCAGCCTGCCCGTACGGCGAGATGCTGATGACGGACGTACATCGGGCCGTAGAAGATCTCGACGGGATCTCCAAAGTGGAGGTCGTCCTGGTTTGGGATCCGCCGTGGGATCCGAAGGAAATGTGTTCCGATCTTGCCAAGGACCAACTGGGCATCTGGTAG